A portion of the Streptococcus urinalis 2285-97 genome contains these proteins:
- the cvfB gene encoding RNA-binding virulence regulatory protein CvfB, producing the protein MTSLLATIITGLIIDQNESHYFVQKDGITFSLDKNEGEHQIGDMVKGFAYLDMKQKHRLTTKDIKSRQDSYGWGTVTEVRKDLGVFVDTGIPDKEIVVSLDILPEIKELWPKKGDQLYIRLSVDKKDRIWGHPAEPEVFLKMARPAYNNMQNQNWPAIVYRLKLSGTFVYLPENNMLGFIHPSERFSEPRLGQVLDARVIGFRDIDRTLNLSLKPRSFEMLENDSQMILTYLETNGGFMTLNDKSSPEDIKATFGISKGQFKKALGGLMKAKRIKQDQTGTELI; encoded by the coding sequence ATGACAAGTTTATTAGCAACTATCATTACAGGACTTATTATTGACCAAAATGAAAGCCACTATTTTGTGCAAAAAGATGGGATTACCTTTTCATTAGATAAAAATGAAGGTGAACATCAGATTGGAGATATGGTTAAAGGTTTTGCTTATCTTGATATGAAGCAAAAACATCGGTTAACCACAAAAGATATAAAAAGTCGTCAAGATTCATATGGCTGGGGAACAGTTACAGAAGTACGGAAAGACTTGGGCGTTTTTGTTGATACAGGTATTCCAGATAAAGAAATTGTGGTCTCTTTAGATATCTTACCTGAGATTAAGGAACTATGGCCTAAAAAAGGAGATCAACTATACATTAGACTTAGTGTTGATAAAAAAGATAGAATTTGGGGACACCCAGCAGAACCAGAAGTTTTCTTAAAAATGGCTAGACCAGCTTATAACAATATGCAAAATCAAAATTGGCCAGCTATTGTCTATCGTCTCAAGTTATCTGGAACTTTTGTATACCTCCCTGAAAATAATATGTTGGGATTTATCCATCCAAGTGAGAGATTTTCTGAACCACGTTTAGGACAGGTTTTAGATGCTAGAGTCATTGGTTTTAGAGATATTGATCGGACATTAAATCTTTCACTAAAACCTCGATCATTTGAAATGCTTGAAAATGATTCACAAATGATACTCACTTATCTCGAGACAAATGGTGGATTTATGACTCTAAACGATAAGTCTAGCCCAGAGGATATCAAAGCAACATTTGGTATTTCTAAAGGTCAATTTAAAAAAGCTTTAGGTGGTCTAATGAAGGCTAAAAGGATTAAACAAGATCAAACAGGAACTGAACTGATCTAA
- the rplA gene encoding 50S ribosomal protein L1: MAKKSKQMRAALEKVDSTKAYSVEEAVALAQETNFAKFDASVEVAYKLNIDVRKADQQIRGAMVLPNGTGKTQRVLVFARGAKAEEAKAAGADFVGEDDLVAKINGGWLDFDVVIATPDMMAIVGRLGRVLGPRNLMPNPKTGTVTMDVAKAVEESKGGKITYRADKAGNVQAIIGKVSFETEKLVENFKAFNDVMVKAKPSTAKGTYMTNVTLTTTQGVGIKVDPSSF, encoded by the coding sequence ATGGCTAAAAAAAGCAAACAAATGCGTGCTGCTCTTGAAAAAGTTGACAGTACAAAAGCATACAGCGTAGAAGAAGCTGTAGCACTCGCACAAGAAACAAACTTCGCAAAATTTGATGCTTCTGTTGAAGTTGCATATAAATTAAACATTGATGTTCGTAAGGCTGACCAACAAATCCGTGGAGCAATGGTATTGCCAAACGGTACTGGTAAAACACAACGTGTACTTGTTTTTGCACGTGGTGCTAAAGCTGAAGAAGCTAAAGCTGCTGGAGCAGACTTCGTTGGTGAAGATGATTTAGTTGCTAAAATCAACGGTGGATGGCTTGATTTTGATGTTGTTATTGCAACACCAGATATGATGGCTATCGTTGGACGTCTTGGACGTGTCCTTGGACCACGTAACTTGATGCCAAACCCTAAAACTGGTACAGTAACTATGGATGTTGCAAAAGCAGTTGAAGAATCAAAAGGTGGTAAAATTACTTACCGTGCAGACAAAGCTGGTAATGTTCAAGCAATCATTGGTAAAGTTTCATTTGAAACTGAAAAATTAGTTGAAAACTTTAAAGCATTCAACGATGTTATGGTTAAAGCAAAACCATCAACTGCAAAAGGAACTTACATGACAAATGTAACACTTACAACAACTCAAGGTGTTGGTATCAAAGTTGATCCAAGTTCATTCTAA
- a CDS encoding oleate hydratase: MYYSNGNYEAFARPKKPAGVEEKSAYIVGSGLAGLAAAVFMIRDGQMAGEKIHILEELPLSGGSLDGIQKPDIGFVTRGGREMENHFECMWDMYRSIPSLEVPGASYLDEYYWLDKEDPNSSNCRLIHNRGNRLDDDGLFTLGKHSNELVKLVMQTEESLGDKTIEDVFSAEFFKSNFWAYWATMFAFEKWHSAVEMRRYAMRFIHHISGLPDFTSLKFNKYNQYDSMVKPIIAYLESHNVDVQFDTKVNNIKVDFKDGKKVAKELLLTVGGERKTISLTPDDLVFVTNGSITESTNYGSHDTVAKPNTDLGGSWNLWENLAAQSDEFGHPKVFYKDLPKESWFVSATATIKDPAIEPYIERLTHRDLHDGKVNTGGIVTITDSNWMMSFAIHRQPHFKEQKENETIVWIYGLYSNKDGNYIKKPIEECTGREITEEWLYHLGVPEMKIHDLSDQKYVNTNPVYMPYITSYFMPRLKGDRPKIIPDGSVNLAFIGNFAESPTRDTVFTTEYSIRTAMESVYTLLNVDRGVPEVFNSAYDIRELLKAMYYLNDKKSVEDLPIPGLIEKIGMKKIRGTYIEELLKEAHLIS, translated from the coding sequence ATGTATTATAGTAATGGAAATTACGAGGCTTTTGCAAGACCTAAAAAACCTGCTGGAGTAGAGGAAAAATCTGCTTATATTGTTGGATCTGGCTTGGCTGGATTAGCCGCAGCAGTCTTTATGATTCGAGATGGTCAAATGGCAGGTGAAAAAATTCATATTTTAGAAGAATTACCATTATCTGGTGGCTCTTTAGACGGTATTCAAAAACCGGATATTGGTTTTGTCACGCGTGGTGGCCGTGAAATGGAAAACCATTTTGAATGTATGTGGGACATGTATCGTTCAATTCCGTCATTAGAAGTGCCAGGGGCATCTTATTTAGATGAGTATTATTGGTTGGATAAAGAAGATCCTAATTCTTCAAATTGTCGTTTAATCCATAATCGTGGAAATCGCTTGGATGATGATGGTTTGTTTACACTTGGAAAACATTCAAACGAGCTTGTGAAACTTGTCATGCAAACCGAAGAATCATTAGGTGATAAAACAATTGAAGATGTCTTCTCAGCTGAATTCTTTAAGAGTAATTTTTGGGCATATTGGGCAACTATGTTTGCATTTGAAAAATGGCATTCTGCAGTTGAAATGCGTCGCTATGCAATGCGTTTCATTCATCATATTTCAGGACTTCCAGACTTTACCTCACTTAAATTCAATAAGTACAACCAATATGATTCTATGGTTAAACCTATCATCGCTTACTTGGAATCACATAATGTTGATGTACAATTTGATACCAAAGTTAATAACATCAAGGTTGATTTTAAAGACGGTAAAAAAGTTGCCAAAGAATTACTTCTCACAGTTGGTGGTGAACGAAAAACCATTTCATTAACACCAGATGATTTAGTATTTGTAACCAATGGTTCTATCACAGAAAGCACTAACTATGGTAGTCATGACACAGTGGCAAAACCAAATACAGATCTAGGGGGTTCTTGGAATCTATGGGAAAATCTTGCTGCTCAATCTGATGAATTTGGTCATCCAAAAGTCTTTTATAAAGACTTACCAAAAGAATCTTGGTTTGTTTCTGCAACAGCGACAATCAAAGACCCAGCAATAGAACCTTATATTGAGCGTTTAACACATCGTGATTTGCATGATGGTAAGGTAAATACTGGTGGTATCGTAACGATTACAGACTCAAATTGGATGATGAGCTTTGCAATTCACCGTCAACCACATTTTAAAGAACAAAAAGAAAATGAAACCATTGTTTGGATATATGGACTATATTCAAATAAAGACGGAAACTATATTAAAAAACCAATTGAAGAATGTACAGGTCGTGAAATCACTGAAGAATGGCTTTATCATTTAGGTGTTCCAGAAATGAAAATTCATGATTTGTCTGACCAAAAATACGTCAACACAAATCCAGTATACATGCCTTATATCACAAGTTACTTCATGCCTAGATTAAAAGGTGATAGACCAAAAATCATTCCAGACGGCTCTGTTAACTTAGCTTTTATCGGTAATTTTGCTGAATCACCAACACGAGATACCGTTTTTACAACTGAATATTCAATCCGTACAGCCATGGAATCTGTTTATACTTTGTTAAACGTAGATCGTGGTGTTCCAGAAGTCTTTAATTCAGCTTATGATATTCGTGAGTTATTAAAAGCAATGTATTATCTCAATGACAAAAAATCTGTGGAAGACTTACCAATTCCAGGATTAATTGAAAAAATTGGAATGAAGAAAATTAGAGGAACCTATATTGAGGAACTTTTAAAAGAAGCTCATCTTATATCATGA
- the pyrH gene encoding UMP kinase — translation MEPKYQRILIKLSGEALAGEKGVGIDLPTVQAIAKEIAEVQSSGVQVALVIGGGNLWRGEPAAEAGMDRVQADYTGMLGTVMNALVMADSLQQYGVDTRVQTAIPMQNVAEPYIRGRALRHLEKNRIVVFGAGIGSPYFSTDTTAALRAAEIEADAILMAKNGVDGVYNADPRKDANAVKFDELTHGEVIKRGLKIMDATASTLSMDNDIDLVVFNMNEPGNIKRVVFGEHIGTTVSNKTSE, via the coding sequence GTGGAACCTAAATATCAACGCATTTTAATAAAGTTATCTGGTGAAGCCCTAGCTGGTGAAAAAGGTGTCGGCATTGACTTACCTACAGTCCAAGCCATAGCTAAAGAAATCGCTGAAGTACAATCATCAGGAGTTCAAGTGGCACTTGTTATTGGTGGGGGAAATCTATGGCGTGGCGAGCCTGCTGCAGAAGCTGGTATGGATAGAGTTCAAGCAGACTATACAGGAATGCTTGGTACGGTAATGAATGCACTTGTCATGGCTGATAGTTTACAACAATATGGAGTAGATACAAGAGTACAGACTGCTATTCCAATGCAAAATGTTGCTGAACCTTATATTAGAGGACGTGCACTTCGTCATCTTGAAAAAAATCGTATCGTGGTTTTTGGTGCTGGAATTGGATCGCCTTATTTTTCAACGGATACAACGGCAGCACTACGTGCAGCTGAAATTGAAGCTGACGCTATCCTTATGGCAAAAAATGGCGTTGATGGTGTCTATAATGCTGATCCAAGAAAAGATGCCAATGCAGTTAAATTTGATGAATTAACACATGGTGAAGTTATCAAACGTGGATTAAAAATTATGGATGCAACAGCATCAACATTATCTATGGATAATGATATTGACCTTGTTGTCTTTAATATGAACGAACCTGGAAACATCAAACGTGTTGTTTTTGGAGAACATATTGGAACAACTGTTTCAAATAAAACATCTGAATAA
- a CDS encoding FtsK/SpoIIIE family DNA translocase, translating to MAKTQSKKRTKSKKRPTKAELEKQKAIKRMLTSLVITVVLFFAALKLGIFGVTAYNMFRFIVGDLAYLLMVVLFIYLYAFKWIRKQEGLVTGFNILFIGLLIEWHAYLFSQTRFLNQEVFRTTIRLLFQDIRQFKVTQFTGGGMLGALIYKPVSFLFSNIGAYMIGVLFILLGAFLMTPWDIYDVTDFFKKIGDNLYQRHQRHQEKRFIKREEKKALLEEKHMEEALRAEEMALAEKNLTETLPDYDSETGEVLEVDLDQLEQENGPRKAEIFSYQPEMEEEPYDGNSLYDSDNQLEEQVQPLDNDDLNDEPVEVDFTPKSHLLYKLPTLDLFTLDKPKNQNKEKSLVRKNIKVLEDTFKSFGIDVKVERAEIGPSVTKYEIKPAVGVRVNRISNLADDLALALAAKDVRIEAPIPGKSLIGIEVPNSEIATVSFRELWEQSNTSSDKLLEVPLGKAVNGTARSFDLTKMPHLLVAGSTGSGKSVAVNGIISSILMKAKPDQVKFLMVDPKMVELSVYNDIPHLLIPVVTNPRKASKALQKVVYEMENRYELFSHFGVRNIAGYNAKVEEFNKKSEQKQIPLPLIVVIVDELADLMMVASKEVEDAIIRLGQKARAAGIHMILATQRPSVDVISGLIKANVPSRIAFAVSSGTDSRTILDENGAEKLLGRGDMLFKPIDENHPVRLQGSFISDDDVERIVNFIKDQADAEYDDSFDPGEVSENDNGQSSSGNSEGDPLFEEAKALVLETQKASASMIQRRLSVGFNRATRLMEELEEAGIIGPAEGTKPRKVLQTN from the coding sequence ATGGCAAAAACACAATCAAAAAAACGTACAAAATCAAAAAAACGCCCAACAAAGGCAGAATTAGAAAAACAAAAAGCAATAAAGAGGATGCTAACTTCTTTAGTCATCACTGTTGTTCTTTTTTTTGCAGCCTTGAAATTAGGAATTTTTGGTGTTACCGCATATAATATGTTTCGTTTTATCGTGGGAGATTTAGCTTATCTCTTAATGGTTGTTCTTTTTATATATCTTTATGCTTTTAAATGGATAAGAAAACAAGAAGGTCTTGTAACAGGCTTTAATATCTTATTTATTGGTTTATTAATTGAATGGCATGCTTATTTATTCTCACAAACCCGTTTTCTTAATCAAGAAGTTTTTAGGACAACTATTAGACTACTTTTCCAAGATATAAGACAGTTTAAAGTTACACAATTCACTGGTGGTGGGATGCTGGGTGCATTGATTTATAAACCAGTTTCTTTCTTATTTTCTAACATTGGGGCTTATATGATTGGAGTCTTATTTATTCTTTTAGGTGCATTTTTAATGACACCTTGGGATATATACGATGTTACTGATTTCTTTAAAAAAATTGGTGATAATCTCTATCAAAGGCATCAAAGACATCAAGAAAAACGATTTATTAAACGAGAAGAAAAAAAAGCTCTTCTTGAAGAAAAGCATATGGAAGAAGCTCTTCGAGCTGAGGAAATGGCATTAGCTGAGAAAAATCTAACTGAGACCCTACCTGATTATGATTCTGAAACCGGTGAGGTATTGGAAGTTGATTTAGATCAGTTAGAACAAGAAAATGGACCAAGAAAAGCTGAAATTTTTTCATACCAACCAGAAATGGAAGAAGAGCCTTATGATGGAAATTCATTATATGATTCTGATAATCAACTGGAAGAACAAGTTCAGCCCTTGGACAATGACGATTTAAATGACGAACCAGTAGAAGTTGATTTCACACCAAAATCACATCTCCTTTACAAATTACCGACGCTTGATTTGTTTACACTTGATAAACCTAAGAATCAAAATAAAGAAAAAAGCTTGGTTCGTAAAAATATTAAGGTTCTGGAAGATACATTTAAAAGTTTCGGGATTGATGTTAAAGTTGAACGAGCAGAAATAGGTCCCTCAGTAACAAAATATGAAATAAAACCAGCTGTTGGTGTACGTGTTAATCGTATTTCAAATCTTGCTGATGATTTAGCCTTAGCCTTAGCTGCTAAAGATGTTAGAATTGAAGCACCTATTCCTGGAAAATCTTTAATTGGGATAGAAGTTCCTAATTCTGAAATTGCAACTGTTTCTTTCCGTGAATTGTGGGAACAATCCAACACGTCCTCAGACAAGTTGTTAGAAGTTCCTCTAGGTAAAGCTGTTAATGGAACAGCAAGAAGTTTTGATTTAACCAAAATGCCCCATCTTCTCGTAGCTGGTTCGACTGGATCTGGTAAATCGGTTGCAGTTAATGGTATTATATCTAGTATTTTGATGAAAGCTAAGCCTGATCAAGTAAAATTCTTAATGGTTGATCCTAAAATGGTTGAACTTTCAGTCTATAATGATATTCCTCACTTATTAATTCCAGTAGTTACAAATCCTAGGAAAGCAAGTAAAGCACTTCAAAAAGTGGTTTATGAAATGGAAAATCGTTATGAATTATTTAGTCACTTTGGGGTTCGTAATATTGCTGGTTACAATGCAAAAGTCGAAGAATTCAATAAGAAGTCTGAACAAAAACAAATACCTTTACCACTAATTGTGGTTATTGTTGATGAGTTAGCAGACTTAATGATGGTTGCTAGCAAAGAAGTTGAAGATGCTATTATTCGTTTAGGTCAAAAAGCGCGTGCAGCAGGGATTCATATGATTCTTGCAACCCAAAGACCTTCGGTTGATGTTATTTCTGGTTTGATTAAGGCTAATGTGCCATCACGTATTGCATTTGCTGTTTCATCAGGTACAGACAGTCGAACGATATTGGATGAGAATGGTGCTGAAAAACTTCTTGGTAGAGGAGATATGCTATTTAAGCCAATTGATGAAAACCATCCTGTCCGTCTACAAGGTTCCTTTATTTCTGATGATGATGTCGAACGTATTGTTAACTTTATAAAAGATCAAGCAGATGCTGAATATGATGACAGTTTTGATCCAGGAGAAGTATCAGAAAATGATAATGGACAAAGTTCAAGTGGAAATTCTGAAGGGGATCCTTTATTTGAAGAGGCGAAAGCTTTAGTTTTAGAAACACAGAAAGCTAGTGCCTCAATGATTCAACGACGTTTATCAGTTGGTTTTAATAGAGCTACAAGATTGATGGAAGAATTAGAAGAAGCAGGAATAATTGGACCTGCTGAGGGAACAAAACCTCGAAAAGTACTTCAAACTAATTAA
- the msrA gene encoding peptide-methionine (S)-S-oxide reductase MsrA codes for MERAIFSGGCFWCMVQPFEEQDGILSVRSGYTGGHVPNPTYEQVCSKTTGHTEAVEIIFDPEKISYDDLVSLYWQQTDPTDAFGQFEDRGDNYRPVIYYFNDNQRQIAEASKEKLQNSGRFEEPIVTKIEPAQPFYEAEEYHQGFYRTNPERYALSSKIRHDFLEENWH; via the coding sequence ATGGAAAGAGCTATATTTTCAGGTGGTTGTTTTTGGTGTATGGTACAACCCTTTGAAGAACAAGATGGTATTTTATCAGTAAGGAGTGGTTATACTGGTGGACATGTTCCAAATCCCACCTATGAACAGGTTTGTTCAAAAACAACGGGACATACTGAAGCCGTAGAAATAATTTTTGATCCTGAAAAAATAAGCTATGATGATTTAGTATCACTTTATTGGCAACAAACTGATCCAACTGATGCTTTTGGGCAATTTGAAGATCGTGGTGATAATTACAGGCCCGTCATTTATTATTTTAATGATAATCAGCGTCAAATTGCAGAAGCTTCAAAAGAAAAGTTACAGAATTCAGGTCGATTTGAAGAACCAATCGTTACAAAAATTGAACCAGCTCAACCTTTTTATGAAGCAGAAGAATACCATCAAGGCTTTTACCGTACAAACCCAGAACGATATGCTTTGAGTAGTAAAATTAGACATGATTTTTTAGAGGAGAATTGGCATTGA
- a CDS encoding DUF3397 domain-containing protein: MLIYKLMALAFLILTPIFSYVIVSMFKLNRYGLKFPDTTLPLYALEIIIVSAKFFTHSLLPYYVIIKSILAITIASLILRKGQHFSYHRFLKLFWRSGFLITAVFYLGLVILVFII, encoded by the coding sequence ATGCTTATATACAAATTGATGGCTTTGGCCTTTTTAATACTGACACCTATTTTTTCATATGTTATCGTATCAATGTTCAAATTAAATCGATATGGATTGAAATTTCCTGATACTACATTGCCTTTATACGCACTAGAAATCATTATTGTTTCAGCTAAATTTTTCACACATAGTCTACTGCCTTATTATGTCATTATTAAGTCAATCTTAGCTATCACAATTGCTAGCCTTATTCTACGAAAAGGACAGCATTTCTCTTATCATCGCTTCTTAAAGTTATTTTGGCGTTCAGGTTTTCTAATTACCGCAGTCTTTTATTTAGGCCTTGTCATTTTAGTTTTTATCATCTAA
- the frr gene encoding ribosome recycling factor, protein MANAIIEKANERFEQSHQSLSREYASIRAGRANASLLDRIQVDYYGAPTPLNQLASITVPEARVLLISPFDKSSIKDIERAINESDLGINPANDGSVIRLVIPALTEETRKDLAKEVKKIGENAKIAIRNIRRDAMDEAKKQEKDKEITEDELKSLEKDIQKATDEAVKHIDKMTADKEEELLSV, encoded by the coding sequence ATGGCAAATGCAATTATTGAAAAAGCTAATGAACGCTTTGAGCAATCGCATCAATCACTATCACGTGAATATGCAAGTATTCGCGCTGGTCGTGCCAATGCAAGTCTATTAGACAGAATTCAAGTTGACTATTATGGTGCTCCAACACCATTGAATCAACTTGCTTCAATTACTGTTCCAGAAGCAAGAGTTCTTTTGATTTCACCATTTGATAAATCTTCTATTAAAGATATTGAGCGTGCTATTAATGAATCTGATTTAGGTATTAATCCAGCAAATGATGGCTCAGTGATTCGTTTGGTCATTCCAGCCTTGACAGAAGAAACACGTAAAGATTTAGCTAAAGAAGTTAAAAAAATCGGTGAAAATGCTAAAATTGCTATTCGTAATATCCGTCGTGATGCTATGGATGAGGCTAAAAAACAAGAAAAAGATAAAGAAATTACTGAAGATGAACTGAAATCTCTAGAAAAAGATATTCAAAAAGCAACTGATGAAGCAGTTAAGCATATTGATAAAATGACTGCAGACAAAGAAGAAGAGTTACTTTCTGTTTAA
- a CDS encoding metal ABC transporter permease translates to MYFKFFQALSQYHFVQNALITALIIGIVSGVVGCFIILRSMSLMGDAISHAVLPGVALSFILGINFFIGAIFFGVLASIIITFIKENSVIKGDTAIGITFSSFLALGVILIGVANSSTDLFHILFGNILAVQDSDKWITIGVSIVVLAIIFLFFKELLLTSFDPILAKSMGVPVSFYHYLLMMLLTLVSVTAMQSVGTILIVAMLITPAATAYLYANNLKTMLLISASLGAFSSVLGLYIGYTFNIAAGSSIVLTAASLFLISFFISPKQKFSKRTKKTSK, encoded by the coding sequence ATGTATTTTAAATTTTTCCAAGCATTATCACAATATCATTTTGTTCAAAATGCTCTCATAACGGCCTTAATTATTGGAATTGTTTCAGGTGTTGTTGGTTGTTTTATTATTTTAAGATCAATGTCCTTAATGGGAGATGCTATTTCTCACGCTGTTTTACCAGGGGTTGCTTTATCTTTTATTTTAGGTATTAATTTTTTTATTGGTGCTATTTTCTTTGGTGTGTTGGCATCAATCATTATTACTTTTATTAAAGAGAATAGCGTGATTAAAGGAGATACAGCAATTGGGATAACCTTTAGTTCATTCTTAGCATTAGGTGTAATATTAATAGGAGTTGCTAATAGTTCAACTGATTTATTCCATATTTTATTTGGTAATATTTTAGCAGTTCAAGATAGCGATAAATGGATAACTATTGGTGTTTCAATTGTTGTATTGGCAATCATCTTTTTATTCTTTAAAGAGTTACTGTTGACTTCATTTGATCCAATCTTAGCAAAGTCTATGGGAGTACCTGTTTCTTTTTATCATTATTTGTTAATGATGCTTCTGACACTTGTATCTGTTACAGCGATGCAAAGTGTTGGGACTATTTTGATTGTCGCTATGCTAATTACTCCTGCTGCAACAGCTTATCTATATGCTAATAACTTAAAAACAATGCTGTTGATTTCAGCTTCATTAGGAGCTTTTAGTTCAGTACTAGGTCTGTATATTGGTTACACTTTTAATATAGCAGCTGGTTCTTCAATTGTATTAACTGCTGCCTCCTTATTTTTAATCAGTTTTTTTATTTCGCCAAAACAAAAATTTTCGAAACGAACAAAAAAGACATCTAAATGA
- a CDS encoding YozE family protein has translation MRKSFYTWLMTQRNPKSNQPVAILADLVFDETTFPKHTDDFETISRYLEDEASFSFNLGQFDTIWEEYLGH, from the coding sequence TTGAGAAAATCATTTTACACATGGTTAATGACTCAGAGAAATCCAAAATCAAATCAACCGGTAGCCATTTTGGCTGATTTAGTTTTTGATGAAACAACATTTCCAAAGCATACAGATGATTTTGAAACAATTAGTCGTTATCTAGAAGATGAAGCTAGTTTTTCATTCAACCTTGGGCAATTTGATACCATTTGGGAAGAATATCTTGGACATTAA
- a CDS encoding peptidylprolyl isomerase has translation MRKRNILCLILISFLTLSACSKAKNDDPFGFKDSSSSKQSSSNSSSEKAVKKEYAKALKATKDKFPQLTDSVTNDEAQVVLKTSKGDITMTLFPKYAPLASENFLKHAKDGYYNGLSFHRIIKDFMIQTGDPNGDGTGGESIWNGKNSKIDSGQGFKNEISPYLYNIRGALAMANTSAPSTNGSQFYINQNSQDQSKNLSTDSFPKPIIDAYKKGGNPSLDGGYTVFGQVTKGMDVVDSIASVEVDSADKPKDDIKINSVEIVKDYTFKDKN, from the coding sequence ATGAGAAAGAGAAATATACTCTGCTTAATTTTAATAAGTTTTCTAACTTTAAGTGCTTGTTCAAAAGCAAAAAACGATGATCCATTTGGTTTTAAAGACTCTAGCTCATCAAAACAAAGTTCTAGTAATTCATCTTCAGAAAAAGCTGTCAAAAAAGAATATGCCAAAGCCCTAAAAGCTACAAAAGACAAATTCCCACAATTAACGGATAGCGTTACTAATGATGAAGCTCAAGTTGTGTTAAAGACCAGTAAAGGTGATATCACGATGACATTATTTCCGAAATATGCGCCACTTGCGAGTGAAAATTTCTTAAAACATGCCAAGGATGGATATTATAATGGTCTATCTTTTCATCGAATCATAAAAGACTTTATGATTCAAACTGGAGATCCAAATGGTGATGGAACTGGCGGAGAATCAATATGGAATGGCAAAAATTCCAAAATAGACTCTGGTCAAGGTTTTAAAAATGAAATTTCACCTTACTTATACAATATTAGAGGAGCTCTTGCTATGGCAAATACCAGTGCTCCAAGTACAAATGGTAGTCAATTTTATATCAATCAAAATTCACAAGATCAAAGTAAAAATCTATCAACTGATTCATTTCCAAAACCTATTATTGACGCCTACAAAAAAGGAGGAAATCCTTCTTTAGATGGTGGTTATACCGTTTTTGGACAAGTAACAAAAGGGATGGATGTCGTTGATAGTATTGCTTCAGTTGAAGTAGACTCTGCTGACAAACCAAAAGATGATATCAAAATCAATAGTGTTGAAATAGTTAAAGATTACACGTTTAAAGATAAAAACTAA
- the rplK gene encoding 50S ribosomal protein L11: MAKKVEKLVKLQIPAGKATPAPPVGPALGQAGINIMGFTKEFNARTADQAGMIIPVVISVYEDKSFDFITKTPPAAVLLKKAAGVQKGSGTPNKTKVASVTRAQVQEIAETKMPDLNAANIESAMRMIEGTARSMGFTVAD; encoded by the coding sequence ATGGCTAAAAAAGTCGAAAAACTTGTAAAACTTCAAATCCCTGCTGGTAAAGCAACTCCAGCTCCACCAGTTGGACCAGCTCTAGGTCAAGCAGGTATTAACATCATGGGATTCACTAAAGAATTTAACGCTCGTACAGCTGATCAAGCTGGTATGATCATCCCAGTTGTTATCTCAGTTTATGAAGATAAATCATTTGATTTTATTACTAAAACACCACCAGCTGCTGTTCTTTTGAAAAAAGCTGCAGGTGTTCAAAAAGGTTCAGGTACACCTAACAAAACTAAAGTTGCATCAGTTACTCGTGCTCAAGTACAAGAAATTGCTGAAACTAAAATGCCAGATTTAAACGCTGCAAACATTGAGTCTGCAATGCGTATGATCGAAGGTACTGCTCGTTCTATGGGATTCACAGTAGCTGATTAA